In a single window of the Streptomyces cinnabarinus genome:
- a CDS encoding MTH1187 family thiamine-binding protein, with protein sequence MIVAFSVTPLGVGEDVGEYVADAVRVVRESGLPHRTDAMFTSIEGESWDEVMDVVKRAVAAVEARAPRVSLVLKADIRPGVTDGLTSKVETVERYLAAE encoded by the coding sequence GTGATCGTCGCCTTCTCCGTGACGCCGCTCGGCGTCGGCGAGGACGTGGGGGAGTACGTCGCCGACGCCGTCCGGGTGGTCCGGGAGTCCGGCCTGCCGCATCGCACCGACGCGATGTTCACCTCGATCGAGGGCGAGAGCTGGGACGAGGTCATGGACGTCGTCAAGCGGGCCGTGGCCGCCGTCGAGGCGCGCGCCCCGCGGGTGTCCCTGGTCCTCAAGGCGGACATCCGCCCCGGGGTCACCGACGGTCTGACCTCCAAGGTGGAGACGGTGGAGCGGTATCTCGCCGCCGAGTGA
- a CDS encoding sensor histidine kinase, producing MRRLFGSVRARATLGATLVVAVALVAAGAAVLLSLRSNLIDQAGTKAERTARNIAAQLASGRPYGGLDLDDQTPVQVVDEDGTLVAAGEDLERISGTGTAQVTPSPPRPSPTGDDDDDDGDDDDVSLEPGEIDPDTDFADGSATIDGTTEDYRFATVRVEAGDRGRLTVTAGGSLDAEQSAVNTATTVMLIGFPLLIGVVAGVTWLVTRRALRPVEGIRSEMAAITASQDLARRVPEPATHDEVARLARTTNETLSALEASVERQRRFVADASHELRSPIASLRTQLEVAAAHPEFLDLDGAVADTVRLQHLAADLLLLARLDAGERPTEARVELAALAEEEAEGRAGVTVGAHAPVEVAGSRGQLGRVLANLLNNAGRHARSAITVTVRRDGVWAVVQVADDGDGVPEADRERIFERFVRLDEARSRDDGGAGLGLAIARDVAERHGGTLMVGNAPAGGALFELRLPVA from the coding sequence ATGAGACGCCTGTTCGGGTCGGTTCGGGCGCGGGCGACCCTCGGTGCCACGCTCGTCGTCGCGGTGGCGCTGGTCGCGGCGGGCGCCGCTGTGCTGCTGTCCCTGCGGTCCAATCTCATCGACCAGGCCGGGACCAAAGCCGAGCGCACCGCCCGGAACATCGCCGCCCAACTCGCCTCGGGCCGGCCCTACGGCGGGCTCGACCTGGACGATCAGACGCCGGTCCAGGTCGTCGACGAGGACGGCACGCTCGTCGCGGCCGGCGAGGACCTTGAGCGGATCAGTGGGACGGGGACGGCACAGGTCACCCCCAGCCCGCCGCGGCCCAGCCCGACCGGCGACGACGATGACGACGACGGTGATGATGACGACGTCTCTCTCGAACCCGGCGAGATCGACCCCGACACCGACTTCGCCGACGGTTCCGCGACCATCGACGGGACCACGGAGGACTACCGGTTCGCCACGGTCCGGGTCGAGGCCGGTGACCGGGGTCGGCTCACCGTCACCGCCGGGGGCTCGCTGGACGCCGAGCAGAGCGCGGTGAACACCGCGACCACCGTCATGCTGATCGGCTTCCCGCTGCTGATCGGCGTCGTCGCGGGCGTGACCTGGCTGGTCACCCGGCGCGCCCTGCGCCCGGTCGAGGGCATCCGGAGCGAGATGGCGGCGATCACCGCCTCCCAGGACCTGGCACGCCGGGTCCCCGAACCGGCCACCCACGACGAGGTCGCCCGCCTCGCCCGCACCACCAACGAGACGCTCTCGGCCCTGGAGGCCTCCGTCGAACGCCAGCGGCGCTTCGTCGCCGACGCCTCCCACGAACTGCGCAGCCCGATCGCCTCGCTGCGCACCCAGCTCGAAGTGGCCGCCGCGCATCCGGAGTTCCTGGACCTGGACGGGGCGGTGGCCGACACCGTACGGCTGCAGCATCTTGCCGCCGACCTGCTGCTGCTCGCCCGGCTCGACGCGGGGGAGCGGCCCACCGAGGCGCGGGTGGAACTCGCCGCGCTGGCCGAGGAGGAGGCCGAGGGGCGGGCGGGGGTGACCGTGGGGGCGCACGCGCCGGTGGAAGTGGCCGGATCGCGGGGGCAATTGGGGCGAGTGCTCGCCAATCTGCTCAACAACGCGGGCCGGCACGCCCGCTCCGCGATCACCGTGACGGTCCGCCGGGACGGGGTGTGGGCCGTGGTCCAGGTCGCCGATGACGGCGACGGTGTGCCCGAGGCCGACCGGGAGCGGATCTTCGAGCGGTTCGTACGGCTGGACGAGGCGCGCAGCCGGGACGACGGCGGCGCCGGGCTCGGCCTGGCCATCGCCCGCGATGTCGCCGAGCGGCACGGCGGCACGCTCATGGTGGGCAACGCGCCGGCAGGCGGCGCCCTGTTCGAGCTCCGCCTGCCGGTCGCCTGA
- a CDS encoding DUF3817 domain-containing protein, whose protein sequence is MDIKTATALRRLRLVSAPEAVSFLLLLVCSVLKRTTDFNAVPVMGAIHGALFVLYVIFWADAWNRAKWPVKTAVVYFVLSVLPTGGFFAERMLKREAEDAVIATRARQEGAVKTS, encoded by the coding sequence GTGGACATCAAGACCGCCACCGCCCTCCGCCGCCTCCGCCTCGTCTCGGCGCCCGAGGCGGTGTCCTTCCTGCTGCTGCTGGTCTGCTCGGTGCTGAAGCGCACCACCGACTTCAACGCGGTCCCCGTGATGGGCGCGATCCACGGCGCCCTGTTCGTCCTGTACGTCATCTTCTGGGCCGACGCCTGGAACCGCGCGAAGTGGCCGGTCAAGACGGCCGTCGTCTACTTCGTCCTCTCCGTCCTGCCCACCGGCGGCTTCTTCGCCGAGCGCATGCTCAAGCGCGAGGCCGAGGACGCGGTCATCGCCACCCGCGCGCGCCAGGAGGGCGCGGTGAAGACGTCGTGA
- a CDS encoding DUF4166 domain-containing protein, with translation MTSIFRAAMGADFDRLHPQAQRRFSVGLASGEACTGRGVMDRIWHGGAFVKPFLALGATRNILVPREGRRVPFVIENVPYTDNYGRETVTFVRTFDLPGRPRRFDAQMVLSPQGDRVLDYLGTHQHLATDLYFGAEPDGSLLIRSGEHRFREGVLDVRVPELIGATAEVRESYDDAAGRFRIQVRVMNRYFGPLFGYEGSFRASYTDIRRCGVRPGLRPVREEARA, from the coding sequence ATGACCTCGATCTTCCGCGCGGCCATGGGTGCCGACTTCGACCGCCTCCACCCGCAGGCGCAGCGCCGCTTCTCCGTCGGCCTGGCGAGCGGTGAGGCATGCACCGGGCGGGGTGTCATGGACCGTATCTGGCACGGCGGGGCATTCGTGAAGCCGTTCCTGGCCCTCGGCGCCACCCGCAACATCCTCGTCCCGCGCGAGGGCCGCCGGGTGCCCTTCGTGATCGAGAACGTTCCGTACACCGACAACTACGGGCGTGAGACGGTGACCTTCGTGCGCACCTTCGACCTGCCCGGCAGGCCCCGCCGCTTCGACGCCCAGATGGTGCTGAGCCCCCAGGGCGACCGCGTCCTCGACTACCTCGGCACCCACCAGCACCTCGCCACCGACCTGTACTTCGGGGCCGAGCCCGACGGCTCGCTGCTGATCCGCTCCGGCGAGCACCGCTTCCGGGAGGGTGTGCTGGACGTCCGGGTGCCCGAGCTGATCGGCGCCACGGCCGAGGTGCGCGAGTCCTACGACGACGCCGCCGGCCGCTTCCGTATCCAGGTCCGGGTGATGAACCGGTACTTCGGCCCCCTCTTCGGATACGAGGGCTCCTTCCGTGCCTCCTACACCGACATCCGGCGCTGCGGAGTGCGCCCCGGTCTGCGCCCGGTGCGCGAGGAGGCGCGCGCGTGA
- the meaB gene encoding methylmalonyl Co-A mutase-associated GTPase MeaB: MQDVSTLVAQAREGRPRAVARLISLVEGASPQLREVMAALAPLTGGAYVVGLTGSPGVGKSTSTSALVTAYRKQGKRVGVLAVDPSSPFSGGALLGDRVRMSEHASDPGVYIRSMATRGHLGGLAWAAPQAIRVLDAAGCDVILVETVGVGQSEVEIASQADTSVVLLAPGMGDGIQAAKAGILEIGDVYVVNKADRDGADATARELNHMLGLGESRGPGEWRPPIVKTVAARSEGVDEVVEALEKHRAWMEERGVLAERRRSRASREVETIAVTALRERIGDLHGDRRLSALADRIVAGELDPYRAADELVAGLTQG, from the coding sequence ATGCAGGACGTCTCCACGCTGGTGGCCCAGGCCAGGGAGGGCAGGCCGCGGGCCGTGGCTCGCCTGATCTCCCTGGTGGAGGGGGCGTCCCCGCAGCTCAGGGAGGTCATGGCGGCGCTGGCCCCGCTCACCGGCGGGGCGTATGTGGTGGGCCTGACGGGCTCGCCCGGGGTCGGCAAGTCGACCTCGACCTCCGCCCTGGTGACTGCGTACCGCAAACAGGGCAAGCGGGTCGGCGTGCTCGCCGTCGACCCCTCCTCGCCCTTCTCCGGCGGTGCGCTTCTCGGCGACCGGGTCCGGATGTCGGAGCACGCCTCCGACCCCGGCGTCTACATCCGGTCCATGGCCACCCGGGGGCACCTGGGCGGCCTCGCCTGGGCTGCCCCGCAGGCGATCCGTGTGCTGGACGCGGCGGGGTGCGACGTGATCCTGGTCGAGACGGTCGGGGTGGGCCAGTCGGAGGTCGAGATCGCGTCCCAGGCGGACACGTCGGTGGTGCTGCTCGCCCCTGGCATGGGGGACGGCATCCAGGCCGCCAAGGCCGGAATCCTGGAGATCGGTGACGTCTACGTCGTCAACAAGGCCGACCGGGACGGCGCCGACGCGACGGCTCGTGAGCTGAATCACATGCTCGGGCTCGGGGAGTCCCGTGGGCCGGGTGAGTGGCGGCCGCCGATCGTGAAGACGGTCGCGGCGCGGAGCGAGGGTGTCGACGAGGTCGTGGAGGCCCTGGAGAAGCACCGGGCCTGGATGGAGGAGCGGGGGGTGCTGGCGGAGCGCCGTCGGTCCCGGGCATCCCGTGAGGTGGAGACCATCGCGGTCACGGCGCTGCGTGAGCGCATCGGTGACCTGCACGGGGACCGCCGCCTGAGCGCGCTGGCGGACCGGATCGTGGCGGGGGAGCTGGATCCCTACCGGGCCGCGGACGAGCTGGTGGCGGGGCTCACTCAGGGCTGA
- a CDS encoding MarR family winged helix-turn-helix transcriptional regulator, with protein METETATPWLTDAEQCAWRTHLEVNRLLTYQLERDLQPFGLTMNDYEILVNLSESEDVRMRMSDLASATLQSKSRLSHQITRMENANLVRRENCESDRRGLYAVLTEHGMETMKKVAPHHVASVRRHFIDLLTPEALVELDKALKPIAEHLRGQRGRP; from the coding sequence ATGGAGACCGAGACGGCCACGCCCTGGCTGACCGATGCGGAGCAGTGCGCCTGGCGCACCCACCTGGAGGTCAACAGGCTGTTGACTTACCAGCTCGAAAGGGACCTCCAGCCGTTCGGCCTGACCATGAACGACTACGAGATCCTGGTGAACCTCTCCGAGTCGGAGGACGTACGGATGCGGATGAGCGACCTCGCGTCCGCCACCCTCCAGTCCAAGAGCCGCCTCTCCCACCAGATCACCCGCATGGAGAACGCGAACCTGGTCCGGCGCGAGAACTGCGAGTCCGACCGCCGCGGGCTCTACGCCGTCCTCACCGAGCACGGCATGGAGACGATGAAGAAGGTCGCGCCGCACCACGTGGCATCGGTGCGCCGGCACTTCATCGATCTGCTGACGCCGGAGGCGCTGGTGGAGCTGGACAAGGCGCTCAAGCCGATCGCGGAGCACCTGCGGGGCCAGCGCGGCCGCCCGTGA
- a CDS encoding AIM24 family protein codes for MALREINSKMVEATVLPGQRLFSQRGAMLAYKGEVSFTPNTSGGQGGLMSMMGRRVAGEATPLMTVEGSGTVLFGHGGHHVQVIALTGDTLYVEADRLLAFEGTLEQGTMFMGSQGGVMGMVRGQVTGQGLFTTTLKGHGSVAVMAHGGVLEIPISPQRPVHVDPQAYVAHQGDVRNKLSTALGWRDMVGRGSGEAFQLELSGSGTVYVQASEEKL; via the coding sequence ATGGCCTTGCGTGAGATCAACTCCAAGATGGTCGAGGCGACCGTCCTGCCCGGTCAGCGGCTGTTCAGCCAGCGCGGCGCGATGCTCGCCTACAAGGGCGAGGTGTCCTTCACCCCCAATACCTCCGGCGGCCAGGGCGGCCTGATGTCGATGATGGGGCGCCGGGTCGCGGGTGAGGCCACCCCGCTGATGACGGTCGAGGGCAGCGGCACCGTCCTGTTCGGGCACGGCGGCCACCACGTCCAGGTGATCGCCCTCACCGGGGACACCCTGTATGTGGAGGCGGACCGGCTGCTGGCCTTCGAGGGCACCCTGGAGCAGGGCACGATGTTCATGGGCTCCCAGGGCGGGGTGATGGGCATGGTCCGCGGCCAGGTCACCGGCCAGGGCCTGTTCACCACGACCCTGAAGGGCCACGGCTCGGTCGCCGTCATGGCCCATGGCGGGGTCCTGGAGATCCCCATCAGCCCCCAGCGCCCGGTCCATGTCGACCCCCAGGCCTACGTCGCCCACCAAGGTGACGTACGCAACAAACTGTCGACCGCGCTCGGCTGGCGGGACATGGTGGGCCGGGGCTCCGGCGAGGCCTTCCAGCTGGAGCTCAGCGGCAGCGGCACGGTGTACGTCCAGGCCTCGGAGGAGAAGCTGTGA
- a CDS encoding serine hydrolase domain-containing protein, with protein MPGERGRRITVRMLLNHTSGIPDHIPHAFPSLQERSPRSLDDNRFREFSPAELIELGLSAPPAAEPGATPGVYSNTNYALLGELLAKVTGTTAQEYITRNVIERAGLKHTAFPAGPRIKGPHSKQYEALFGLLDPPHDYSVYNMSWVTLGAGLVSTMEDLNRFYARLLDGRIVGRAALAQMRRTVPVIALDGSTIEYGLGLHKLTVPGCGTFWGHDGTVWGAGTLSLTRSDGRRQMSVAVNLARWQQAEDGSEHPIDVALRTLSGQALCDDGSALSTP; from the coding sequence GTGCCGGGCGAGCGCGGCCGGCGGATCACGGTACGGATGCTGCTCAACCACACCAGCGGCATCCCCGACCACATCCCCCACGCCTTCCCCTCGCTCCAGGAGAGGTCGCCGCGGAGCCTCGACGACAACCGGTTCCGGGAGTTCTCCCCCGCCGAACTGATCGAACTCGGTCTCTCGGCGCCCCCGGCCGCCGAACCCGGCGCCACCCCGGGCGTGTACTCCAACACCAACTACGCCCTCCTCGGCGAGCTCCTGGCCAAGGTCACCGGCACCACGGCGCAGGAGTACATCACTCGCAACGTCATCGAGCGCGCCGGACTGAAGCACACCGCGTTCCCGGCCGGCCCGCGCATCAAGGGACCGCACTCGAAGCAGTACGAGGCCCTCTTCGGCCTGCTCGACCCGCCCCACGACTACAGCGTCTACAACATGTCCTGGGTGACTCTGGGCGCAGGCCTGGTGTCGACCATGGAGGACCTCAACCGCTTCTACGCCCGGCTGCTGGACGGCCGGATCGTCGGCCGGGCGGCGCTGGCGCAGATGCGGCGCACCGTCCCGGTGATCGCCCTGGACGGCTCGACGATCGAGTACGGCCTCGGCCTGCACAAGCTCACCGTTCCCGGCTGCGGCACCTTCTGGGGCCACGACGGTACGGTCTGGGGCGCCGGGACGCTGTCGCTGACCCGGTCCGACGGCAGGCGCCAGATGTCCGTCGCGGTGAACCTCGCCCGGTGGCAGCAGGCGGAGGACGGGTCGGAGCACCCGATCGACGTGGCGCTGAGGACGCTGTCCGGGCAGGCGCTGTGCGACGACGGGTCAGCGCTGAGTACGCCGTAG
- a CDS encoding helix-turn-helix domain-containing protein, with amino-acid sequence MIRRPRSPGTRSGRQPPIGASSRIRPRGAACRPGPGALDEVLLDRLAIAVAAAVERYGPARTTMADPALVELAISATTDEAARGRALRLLGFAAGLPVHAVAVRSGLPLDRVGTLLCPARPVKAAPLGDVGVVLAAALDPARLPAGVRAGIGAPGGPECSWRQARTAPRFTSAREPVVRHADLGALALLAELDEDTVRANPDVAAIGRIDPEDLRTLDLYCATGSLRRAAELLHLHHSSVARRIDQLGRGLGLELTEPTGLTRARLALTAWRLLDG; translated from the coding sequence GTGATCCGCCGGCCGCGCTCGCCCGGCACCAGGTCCGGCAGACAGCCGCCGATCGGCGCGTCGAGCCGGATCCGGCCCCGCGGTGCCGCATGTCGGCCCGGACCGGGCGCCCTCGACGAGGTGCTCCTGGACCGGCTGGCCATCGCCGTCGCGGCGGCCGTCGAGCGGTACGGCCCCGCCCGCACCACCATGGCCGACCCCGCCCTGGTCGAGCTGGCGATCAGCGCCACCACCGACGAGGCGGCCCGCGGCCGGGCGCTCAGGCTGCTGGGCTTCGCCGCCGGTCTGCCGGTCCACGCCGTCGCCGTACGCTCCGGCCTCCCGCTCGACCGCGTCGGCACCCTCCTCTGCCCGGCCCGCCCGGTGAAGGCCGCCCCGCTCGGCGATGTGGGGGTCGTGCTGGCCGCCGCCCTGGACCCCGCCCGCCTCCCGGCCGGCGTCCGTGCGGGCATCGGCGCCCCCGGCGGCCCCGAGTGCTCCTGGCGGCAGGCCCGGACCGCCCCGCGCTTCACCAGCGCGCGCGAGCCCGTCGTCCGCCACGCCGACCTGGGCGCCCTGGCGCTCCTCGCCGAGCTCGACGAGGACACCGTCCGCGCCAACCCCGACGTGGCCGCCATCGGCCGGATCGACCCCGAGGACCTGCGGACCCTGGACCTCTACTGCGCCACCGGCTCGCTGCGCCGGGCCGCCGAACTCCTCCACCTCCACCACAGCAGCGTCGCCCGCCGGATCGACCAGCTCGGGCGCGGTCTGGGCCTCGAACTCACCGAGCCCACCGGGCTGACCCGGGCCCGACTCGCCCTCACCGCATGGCGGCTGCTCGACGGCTGA
- a CDS encoding AIM24 family protein, giving the protein MFRLQGSKVLAVEMTGDAVKAKNGSMVAYDGQVAFKKLSGGGEGIRGMVTRRLTGEQMTVMEVKGHGTCWFADRASEINLVGLQGDKLYVESSNLLATDGGLRTGTTFTGLRGASQGNGLFTTTVEGHGQAAITSDGPAVVLRVSAQYPLTVDPGAYIAHQGDLRQSFQSGVTFRTLMGEGGGEAFQIRFEGDGLVYVQPSERNTIAGDV; this is encoded by the coding sequence ATGTTTCGACTTCAAGGAAGCAAGGTGCTCGCCGTCGAGATGACCGGGGACGCCGTGAAGGCGAAGAACGGCTCGATGGTCGCGTACGACGGACAAGTGGCGTTCAAGAAGCTCAGCGGGGGTGGCGAGGGCATCCGGGGCATGGTGACCCGGCGCCTGACCGGTGAGCAGATGACGGTGATGGAGGTGAAGGGGCACGGCACCTGCTGGTTCGCGGACCGCGCGTCCGAGATCAACCTCGTCGGCCTCCAGGGGGACAAGCTCTACGTCGAGTCCAGCAACCTGCTCGCGACCGACGGGGGGCTCCGGACCGGCACGACCTTCACGGGGCTGCGCGGCGCCTCGCAGGGCAACGGCCTGTTCACCACGACCGTCGAAGGGCACGGACAGGCGGCGATCACCTCGGACGGCCCGGCGGTGGTGCTGCGGGTCAGCGCGCAGTACCCGCTGACCGTCGACCCGGGGGCGTACATCGCCCATCAGGGCGACCTCCGCCAGTCCTTCCAGTCCGGTGTCACCTTCCGCACGCTGATGGGCGAGGGCGGCGGCGAGGCCTTCCAGATCCGCTTCGAGGGCGACGGCCTGGTCTACGTACAGCCGAGCGAGCGCAACACGATCGCGGGGGACGTCTGA
- a CDS encoding AIM24 family protein, with translation MSTYPGAGPVVHDPMTLPSDDNVNHYTFCVELKGSQWFLQKGKMIAYYGSIDFNGIGHGRLDRLVRTSFHSPLHASDWVVAEGSGKMLLADRAFDVNSYDLEDGNLTIRSGNLLAFQPSLSLKQSIVPGFLTLIGTGKFVAASNGPVVFMEPPIRVDPQALVGWADCPSPCHHYDYGYMTGLMGGLRAMTGLGGASGEEHQFEFVGAGTVLLQSSEALMAEQATGTVPHQAGVPGSGGSAGGSQQAGAPRLPGQLGDLQRRFGL, from the coding sequence GTGAGCACCTACCCGGGTGCGGGGCCCGTGGTCCATGACCCGATGACCCTGCCGTCCGACGACAACGTCAACCACTACACCTTCTGCGTGGAGCTCAAGGGGAGCCAGTGGTTCCTCCAGAAGGGGAAGATGATCGCCTACTACGGCTCGATCGACTTCAACGGCATCGGACACGGCCGGCTTGACCGACTTGTCCGTACGTCCTTCCATTCACCACTGCACGCGAGCGACTGGGTCGTCGCCGAGGGCTCGGGCAAGATGCTGCTCGCCGACCGGGCCTTCGATGTGAATTCGTACGACCTCGAGGACGGCAACCTGACCATTCGCTCAGGCAACCTGCTCGCTTTTCAGCCAAGTCTGTCGCTGAAGCAGTCGATCGTGCCAGGTTTTCTGACCCTCATCGGAACCGGAAAGTTCGTGGCCGCATCTAACGGCCCGGTGGTGTTCATGGAGCCCCCGATCCGGGTGGATCCACAGGCGCTCGTCGGCTGGGCCGACTGCCCCTCCCCGTGCCATCACTACGACTACGGCTATATGACCGGCCTGATGGGCGGTCTACGTGCGATGACAGGGCTCGGAGGGGCCTCCGGAGAGGAGCACCAGTTCGAGTTTGTGGGAGCCGGCACCGTGCTCCTGCAGTCCTCGGAAGCCCTCATGGCCGAGCAGGCGACGGGCACGGTTCCACACCAGGCCGGAGTACCCGGAAGCGGTGGGTCCGCAGGTGGCTCACAGCAAGCCGGCGCACCGCGCCTTCCCGGACAGCTGGGGGACCTCCAGCGTCGCTTCGGGCTGTGA
- a CDS encoding TetR/AcrR family transcriptional regulator: MSPETAKSLETKTKLLEGALRTLTEQGIAKTSARTVAAAAGVNQALVFYHFGSLNDLLAAACRYGAEQRVARYRERFATITSLSELLALGRGMHEEERASGYVSLLGQLLAGAQTHESLAPATAAGLDLWITEIEQVLTRVLAETPFGEFVDPPGLARAVAASFVGIELYEGVDAQGAGAALDALEQLGRLVTALDELGPMAQRAVRHHLRRTQR; this comes from the coding sequence GTGAGCCCGGAGACCGCCAAGTCCCTGGAGACGAAGACCAAGCTCCTCGAAGGGGCGCTGCGGACGCTGACCGAGCAGGGGATCGCCAAGACGTCGGCGCGTACGGTCGCGGCCGCCGCCGGAGTCAACCAGGCGCTGGTCTTCTACCACTTCGGTTCGCTGAACGACCTGCTGGCGGCGGCCTGCCGGTACGGCGCCGAGCAGCGCGTCGCCCGCTACCGGGAGCGGTTCGCCACCATCACCTCGCTCTCCGAACTCCTCGCCCTCGGCCGGGGGATGCACGAGGAGGAGAGGGCCTCCGGCTATGTCTCCCTCCTCGGCCAGCTCCTGGCCGGAGCCCAGACCCACGAGAGCCTCGCCCCCGCCACGGCCGCCGGGCTCGATCTGTGGATCACCGAGATCGAGCAGGTCCTGACCCGGGTGCTGGCCGAGACCCCGTTCGGCGAGTTCGTGGACCCGCCGGGACTGGCGCGTGCGGTGGCGGCGTCCTTCGTGGGCATCGAGCTGTACGAGGGCGTGGACGCCCAGGGGGCGGGCGCCGCGCTGGACGCGCTGGAGCAACTCGGCCGTCTGGTCACGGCGCTGGACGAACTCGGCCCCATGGCCCAGCGCGCGGTCCGCCACCACCTACGGCGTACTCAGCGCTGA
- a CDS encoding PepSY domain-containing protein has translation MKTKRNIVIATVAAAALIGGGSFAAYASGDDDSAPASGEANVRVTDDRDDDGRDDDGRDDDGRDDDTAEVRTAAVTAADAVTAALKHTPGTAVSVDLEDDGDDTWDVDVVKPDGTEYTVKVAPDTGKVLGAQRDDDSDDRDDKKDHDDSDDRHGDDD, from the coding sequence ATGAAGACCAAGCGCAACATCGTCATCGCCACCGTCGCCGCGGCGGCCCTCATCGGAGGCGGCAGCTTCGCGGCCTACGCCTCCGGGGACGACGACAGCGCCCCCGCGTCAGGGGAGGCGAACGTCCGGGTCACGGACGACCGGGACGACGACGGCAGGGACGACGACGGCAGGGACGACGACGGCAGGGACGACGACACCGCCGAGGTCCGCACCGCGGCCGTGACCGCCGCCGACGCCGTGACGGCCGCGCTGAAGCACACCCCGGGTACGGCCGTCTCGGTCGACCTGGAGGACGACGGCGACGACACCTGGGACGTGGACGTCGTGAAGCCGGACGGCACCGAGTACACCGTCAAGGTCGCCCCCGACACCGGCAAGGTCCTCGGCGCCCAGCGGGACGACGACAGCGACGACCGAGACGACAAGAAGGACCACGACGACAGCGACGATCGCCACGGCGACGACGACTGA
- a CDS encoding response regulator transcription factor, with protein MRLLIVEDEKRLALSLAKGLTAEGYAVDVVHDGLEGLHRASESPYDLVILDIMLPGMNGYRVCGALRAAGHDVPILMLTAKDGEYDEAEGLDTGADDYLTKPFSYVVLVARIKALLRRRGPGASPVLVHGDLKVDTAARRVHLGEGEIALTAKEFAVLEQLVTRPGEVVSKASILEHAWDFAYDGDPNIVEVYISTLRRKLRPGLIRTVRGAGYRLESGR; from the coding sequence ATGCGCCTGCTGATCGTCGAGGACGAGAAACGCCTCGCCCTGTCCCTCGCCAAGGGCCTCACCGCCGAGGGATACGCCGTGGACGTCGTGCACGACGGGCTCGAAGGGCTGCACCGGGCGAGTGAGTCGCCGTACGACCTCGTGATCCTCGACATCATGCTGCCGGGGATGAACGGCTACCGCGTGTGCGGCGCGCTCCGGGCCGCCGGGCACGACGTGCCGATCCTGATGCTGACCGCCAAGGACGGGGAGTACGACGAGGCCGAGGGGCTGGACACGGGGGCTGACGACTATCTCACCAAGCCGTTCTCGTACGTCGTCCTCGTCGCCCGGATCAAGGCGCTGCTGCGGCGTCGCGGGCCCGGTGCCTCACCCGTGCTCGTGCACGGGGATCTGAAGGTCGACACCGCCGCCCGGCGCGTCCACCTCGGTGAGGGCGAGATCGCGCTCACCGCCAAGGAGTTCGCCGTGCTGGAGCAGCTCGTCACCCGGCCCGGCGAGGTCGTCTCCAAGGCGAGCATCCTGGAGCACGCCTGGGACTTCGCCTACGACGGCGACCCCAACATCGTCGAGGTCTACATCAGCACCCTGCGCCGCAAGCTCCGCCCCGGCCTCATCCGTACCGTCCGCGGCGCCGGGTACCGGCTGGAGTCGGGCCGATGA